From one Oncorhynchus clarkii lewisi isolate Uvic-CL-2024 chromosome 6, UVic_Ocla_1.0, whole genome shotgun sequence genomic stretch:
- the LOC139412241 gene encoding signal peptidase complex catalytic subunit SEC11A — translation MLSLDFLDDVRRMNKRQLYYQVLNFGMIVSSALMIWKGLMVVTGSESPIVVVLSGSMEPAFHRGDLLFLTNRVEDPIRVGEIVVFRIEGREIPIVHRVLKIHEKENGEIKFLTKGDNNSVDDRGLYKPGQHWLEKKDVVGRARGFVPYIGIVTILMNDYPKFKYAVLFLLGLFVLVHRE, via the exons ATGTTGTCTTTAGATTTCCTTGATGATGTGCGGCGGATGAATAAGCGCCAG CTCTACTACCAGGTGCTGAATTTTGGTATGATAGTGTCCTCAGCCCTGATGATCTGGAAAGGACTGATGGTCGTGACAGGCAGCGAGAGCCCTATTGTTGTCGTCCTCAG TGGAAGTATGGAACCTGCTTTCCATCGAGGAGACCTTCTGTTCCTAACAAACCGGGTTGAAGACCCCATCAGAGTCGGAGAGATTGTGGTCTTCAGGATAGAGGGCAGAGAGATCCCCATAGTACACAGAGTACTAAAGATTCATGAAAA GGAAAATGGCGAAATCAAGTTCCTGACCAAAGGTGACAACAACTCTGTAGATGACAGAGGGCTATACAAGCCGGGACAGCACTGGCTAGAGAAAAAAGATGTGGTGGGACGAGCCAGAGG GTTTGTGCCATACATCGGAATCGTTACCATTCTGATGAACGACTATCCCAAATTCAAG TACGCTGTTCTCTTCCTGCTGGGTCTGTTTGTCCTGGTCCATCGGGAGTGA